Genomic DNA from Gossypium hirsutum isolate 1008001.06 chromosome A01, Gossypium_hirsutum_v2.1, whole genome shotgun sequence:
AAGCAAGGTTTAAAAACTGCTTCCCTTTTCAATTCTTAATGATAATTCCTGATGGCTACGTAGCTGAGTTGATAAGGCAATCATATTATCATATCTATTGGTGTGAATGTAAATGCCATTTTATTTCCAATTACAGGTTCAAGGATATTTATTTCCGTACTATGCATGCCACTCAATGCCGGTTATGTCCACCCCCTCATCTCGGGCTACCAGATATCGATGAGGCAAACATAAGCTGCAGTCCAGCCGGACCTCACCTCGTTTGTGTCTTGCCTCCTGCACTTAGTTCATCTTCTGCATTCCAGCCTGATCATCATGGATTTTCCTCATACTGAATCTCTGGCCATAAAATTTCCACTTTTGATAAGTAAACTTTGTTCTATAAAAAACTTTTAACTGTCACAGATTTAGATTTAGACCAAATTTTGTTCCTTCACTGCTTCACCAGTTGGTGTAATGTGTTGTGGCTCATGTACAGAAGAGTTTGTANNNNNNNNNNNNNNNNNNNNNNNNNNNNNNNNNNNNNNNNNNNNNNNNNNNNNNNNNNNNNNNNNNNNNNNNNNNNNNNNNNNNNNNNNNNNNNNNNNNNNNNNNNNNNNNNNNNNNNNNNNNNNNNNNNNNNNNNNNNNNNNNNNNNNNNNNNNNNNNNNNNNNNNNNNNNNNNNNNNNNNNNNNNNNNNNNNNNNNNNNNNNNNNNNNNNNNNNNNNNNNNNNNNNNNNNNNNNNNNNNNNNNNNNNNNNNNNNNNNNNNNNNNNNNNNNNNNNNNNNNNNNNNNNNNNNNNNNNNNNNNNNNNNNNNNNNNNNNNNNNNNNNNNNNNNNNNNNNNNNNNNNNNNNNNNNNNNNNNNNNNNNNNNNNNNNNNNNNNNNNNNNNNNNNNNNNNNNNNNNNNNNNNNNNNNNNNNNNNNNNNNNNNNNNNNNNNNNNNNNNNNNNNNNNNNNNNNNNNNNNNNNNNNNNNNNNNNNNNNNNNNNNNNNNNNNNNNNNNNNTCCAGGTAACACTGCACTCCCAGGTGAAGGCCACATTGACTGTCAATGATGCTTGGCTTGATCTTCAAGACGGATTTGTTCACGCTGGACAAGATGATGGAAGACCAGTTTCCGGCTTTTTCCCTCTCGTCATATCTCCAACTTCAAGAGCAGGACTCCTATTCCGTGTATGTTTGGGGAATGGAACAGCTCTAGGTATGGTTTTCATGTCTTTTAGGATAGTATGAGGGTATAGGACTGTAAGCTTCTGCTTCTGTGATTCTCGACctgtttatttactttaaaacgtCTGACTCACTGAGGCTGTGCATTATATTTATTGTCTTAGAATTAACAAGCCCTGTATGTGATAACATTGCGGAAATGTAATACACCTTCCCATATTGCCCTGTAACAAGTAATCAACCTCGTGCTTTTACAGATGAAAATAAGGCTCAACCAGAGAGCATATTAAACATCAGCTATAGAATTGCTGGTGATAGGACCATTGGGGCACACCCACCCGTGGCTGCAAAATCAAATGAAATTGAGGGTACTAGTCAGGATATAATCTTCCGGAGTGCTGTAATTTTGCAACGGCCTGTTCTTGATCCATGCCTGGCTGTTGGGTTTCTACCTCTTCCTTCTGATGGTCTACGGGTCGGGCAACTTGTTATCATGAAATGGAGGGTTGAGAGGTTGAAAGACATCGAGGAGAGCAGGGTTCCTCAAACCAATGTAAGTTGAAATAATCCTTCTCGACCAAAGTTGGCCAAAGCTTGCACCTCTGTAATTCATGTTTATTGCTTTATTGACAGGATGATGTACTATATGAAGTGAATGCGAATTCCGAAAATTGGATGATAGCCGGGAGGAAAAGAGGGCATGTTTCTCTCTCCACCAAGCAAGGTTTAAAAACTGCTTCCCTTTTCAATTCTTAATGATAATTCCTGATGGCTACGTAGCTGAGTTGATAAGGCAATCATATTATCATATCTATTGGTGTGAATGTAAATGCCATTTTATTTCCAATTACAGGTTCAAGGATATTTATTTCCGTACTATGCATGCCACTCAATGCCGGTTATGTCCACCCCCCTCATCTCGGGCTACCAGATATCGATGAGGCAAACATAAGCTGCAGTCCAGCCGGACCTCACCTCGTTTGTGTCTTGCCTCCTGCACTTAGTTCATCCTTCTGCATTCCAGCCTGATCATCATGGATTTTCCTCATACTGAATCTCTGGCCATAAAATTTCCACTTTTGATAAGTAAACTTTGTTCTATAAAAAACTTTTAACTGTCACAGATTTAGATTTAGACCAAATTTTGTTCCTTCACTGCTTTCACCAGTTGGTGTAATGTGTTGTGGCTCATGTACAGAAGAGTTGTGTATCATTGTAATCTGCAGACCAACACGATTCAATTCCAAATGGCTTTATatggaaatttttatataaaatgaattgttaacatttaaaaatatatcagGATCCTGGGAGATGATCTGGTCCTTGTTCCAAAATTACACTAGCCAAGTCAATAGTCCAATATCGTTAGGGTTTTGCAACTGTTGTCCGTCCCTCTCTCAGTTTTGCCTAAACCCCATATTTCATCAAAAGTTTCATGGCCATTTCACCAATATCCGGATCACTCTGTAATTTCTCTACTTTACCAAAGCCATCGAAGTCAGTAATGATCAGGGTATAAAGGTTCCTAGTGCTATGCATAATTTCACTTGCCTTTAGAACGCTCTTGAGTCCTTTAAGGCACAGTATTGATGTCTTCCGGTCTGGACAGAGTATATGATCACAAAGTGGTCCAATGCAACCTTGGTTTACTAAGAACCTGAAATAGTACAAATCGTGTAAGCTAAAACCTTGTTTTGATGCTTCTCTCGGGcataataaaaatgaacaagcAGCAAGGTTTGATTTTTCGTTACAATTTCACCACTAAAGTTACCCTTGTAAACAACTCCATAGAGATTGGAGCAATAAAAAGTAGGAAGGTAACTTAATGTTGCTTTGACTCTATTTTTCTTGGAGTGCTTATATTAGGTACTCATATTTGATACATGACTATCACAATATGACCTCCGAAGTTCTAAAACTCGGAAAATTTGATCCAGTCCATATCAGACATATATCCTATTCAACACACATCCAAGTCCGAGTATGATAAATCATAACAGCATATATTAACGAACTAACACCATGGTTAAACGCGAGCAACAATAATCCATGCAGACAAGTCGAAAATCAGTATGGAGAGGCCAAAAGGTAAAACAAATTGGTTAATGGAAGTACCGAATCTGCTCATTGGAGCCTCTTCGGGCAGCATTTGATAAAGCACAGGCAGCATCCCATCGAACCTCAACATCATAGTTGTCAGATTGGGAAAGATATAGGAGAGATGGGATAATATGTGCATCCATAATTTTCTGTTTCAAAGAAAATTAATAAACGCTAACAAATGTTCAATGAAACAGAGCATACAACATACAAAAATTTGTATAAGAATAAACCTATAGATTTCATCAGTCTTTGGAACACTAAATATTCAATGAAAACGATTAAGGTGATTTATATTTACAGAAGAAATAAGTTCATACAAAACCATAGTAAATTCCTACTTGCATCTGATTTCTACCTCTAGCTGTCAAAGTTGGGATTGCCGAACAAGTTTTCCCCAGAACAGAACTGTTACTCCCATGCATGAGAATagcattaaaacaaaagaaaaccccGTTGTTTATCAGAATCTGGAAACGAATGTAGACTAAGTTATTATTTCAGAATCCATTGATGACTTCTGTATACTATAATTGAAATAAAGCACCAACTTAGTTAATCCTGATACACCATATAAAATGCATCCAATTTGTAAATAAAAGGCAATGATAGTGAAAGATACTTTACTAGGAAATTAAGAAAATGCTCAAACATATGATATACCTGAATTTGAGAATCAACTCCCTTAAAAATGTTTCCTACTGTTCTAAGCACATGCTCAACAATTTTTCCATCTGAAAAACTGGATTAAACAAACCACTTAATCAAACAAGGTCGCAGACATAAAAATAAAAGGCATGACCAGACAGTTTTTGCAACTGGAAAAGGTAAACTATGCTTGAGACATGATCTTACCCTAAAAGCATAACGAGCCTTGCACAGACATCTGCATCGATTAGAGCCTGGATTTGTTCAGCTGAACCATTTGATAGATAAGAGAGACACAGGCAAGCATCCTCAAAAACGTCACCAATAACTCCAACCGGAGGGTTCAAATGAATAAGTCTACGAAGAATTGGCAGTGCAGACCTTATCTAGAAAAGACAACAGCAAGTCAACATCTACACTTCAAATGAAATGATGTAAGTTATcagttaaaattcaatttagctGCCTACTTCACTTTATACCTGGTTAAATGATGGTGCTGGATTTCCTTGACAGACTATAGCCAAGGTGTTGCTACATGCACGCAACAAGGTTATCTTCTCATGAAGCATAGGAGGCTCCAAGTGGTTATCTAATAAAGATAACAATGGAGTAAGAGTACCAAACTGAAGAACATAGTCTCTAAAATCAGGAGATTGATTGGCCAGACTACCCAAAGCTGCTGCCACCTAATTTATTACGAAGCATGCAGTAAATCAAATAACTAGGTAAAGAACAACTATATAAAATATGGAAGTGAATAAGCACGAACCAGCTCCTTCAATTGATAACATTCTTCAGAGCAACACAACAGCCGTATAAACATAGGTATGGCTCCATGTTTAATTACAGCGACTGCCTGTTCTAATGACCCTTTTCCAATAGCATATAAAGCACTTACAGAATAAAGCTACATAGAAAGGAAAACACAGTGATGTTATTTGTGATTTATATATTCCAAAAGAGTAGTTCACTTCACCAAGGGAAACTCTGTAAATAGCCTTCAAACCTTGTGTTGGAAGCCATATTGCTCAATAAGAAATCGCACAAAGTGAGGAACGACACCACTTTGAATAACTACATCAATTGGAGGATTTTCTAAAAAGCAGGAAAAAGGGtcaaaaacttttaattttctcTTCACAAGAGCAAACAAGTTAGGTATATAGGAATTACACTCATACCAGTTGATAACAAAAAACTCACTCTAGCTGTAGCCGCTAATTGGAAACTCTCGTTACCACTCATCATATCTCTCACCATTACAGGAATACTGTCAAACTATAACAATGAGAAGAAGAAAATGCTAAAAGTCGGATGGGGCACACTTCCATGCATTTAATAGATAGCTTGTCTTGCATGTAGATAGTGAAAAGTACCATTTTTTGAATTGCTATTGGATCCCCTGCAGCATCCTCTATACATCGCTCCACATGAAAAAATTCATGATTTCTCTTAAAGAAAAGAATGAGTTCTCTCTTTATCTTCCTTATACTCTCCATACTCCTGAGATTTTTCTGCATCTGCCTCTGCCTCTTCTGCCATTTGTCCTTATCAAACTTAAACAGCCACTTCATTATGAActgtaaagaaaggaaaaacatgAGCATATATTATGCGCATTATAAAGGACAATGCCACTAAGAGCAGATATCCCAATTGCATCTGTTGTCTCATTTTGTTACTTCTTTAAGAGCAAAGATATATTGTATTTAAACCTCGAGAACCCTACTTTTTACTGCATATCTATGGATTAAGACAAAACTTTCACTTTTAGCTGTTGCTGCATGCAATTtctaagggtttttttttttgcataatttatttGTTCAACTTTGAACAGGTCAATAGTGCAATTTCAAGACCAAAAATAGTTGATTATTTCATGAACTTAAAAAGAGAGTTccacaacaaaacataaaaagtCCATACAATGTTCGCAAAGTCCTGCAATCCATACAATTTCAAAGAACATGCCTTATTATATATGCACTTGCAATGCGAAGAAAGCTACAATATTTTATGCTAAACTAACATAAATCTAAGTAAAATGTTACACAAGGATgagcaaataatttaaaataatccaGACATAAACAAAAACTAATCCattcaaaacataaacaaaaactcTTCTGTATCATCTCTAAATCTATATTCAAGTCTAAGTTACCGAAATGACATGTTCAGAAATTTCTttgaaagccaaaaaaaaaaaaaatcaatcataaaAACTAGAAAGAGCAAAtaatttaatctcgttctttctTGTTCTCACCCTTCTTTTAGCTATCAACTGAGCCAATTAATCAAACATAGCTCAAGCAAACTTTTTAGCTGTTAAACTAATCCAAACAAAACCCAGGAAAACAAGCAATTCATTGCTAATATTCAAAATCTCACACATAAGAAAATTTAATAATGCAGATTACTACCAAGTTTATCGTAATTGCCTCTATTATACTTCACAATTCATTTTAGAAGTTACCctaaacaaaacagaaaaaggaaaaaaagaaaaagaaacagagtacaCATTGATAAGCTTCTGCTGCCAAACAGTGAAATCtcaaaaaaagatttaaaaagatTCATAACTAGAGTACATTCGAGCAGAGAGAGAACTTACTGTATGATTTGATTAAGAAATGAAATCTTGGAAAAGAAGAAACGTTTTGGAGGACACGTGAGGACTACGAAAGGAGGGAAGTGAAAACAGAATGAACCGATTTTTGTTATTGGACTCGGGCCACCCAACCCGAATGAAAAAGCCCGTATCCACATCGATACCAggttattataaaataattaattttttttatattttacttaaaaaataaaagttttatttatttttggtttatttaaggaaaagaaaaacatatttatatttacatcAATTGTCCCCGCTGATATCGTTGCACGTTTCTCAGCAGCAAAGTCTTGGTCGCTACCGGGGAAGGGATTATACAGTTTTCTCAGGTTGCTTTCGCCGTTGCTCTGTTCTTTGTCTGTCAATGGTGAAAACTAAAGAATTTAAGTTTAACGAAGCTAGGGCAAAGGGGACTGATAGAAGTAGTAAGCCTACCGTCATGAAAAAATTTCCGCTCAAACATCATACTGCTAATTCTACCAATACTACTGCCTATATTCAGgtatttcttcatatttttaatatttttaactttcttATAAATCTCTGTTTATAGATATATCTGTGTGTACTTGTTTACTGGTTGGTAATCATGTTTCATTCTGGAAACTTATCTTTAATCACTTTGATAATCAGTTATGGCTATAATatactaattaattattttatcttattataaacatgtaatgtaattattatttatttgaatatatgCTATAAGATTGTAAGATGATACACTGTTATTGtgaattttaatagatttaaataGAGTGAATTTGTTTAAAGTTCAACTTTTAAGTTAAAATTAGTTTTCTGGTTTTCACAATTCGAGCTTATATTCTAAAATTAGTTATGCTGGGAAGATGttttatcctttttctttttacttgTTAATATTTTCCTTTCGAGACATAAATTGTTCCACACATTGTGGTTTCACGACTTGTTTCAATATTTCTCTTTGTTGGTTAATTTGTACAGATTTTGGGTGTTGGAATGGATACTCATGATACAATGCCttcaattttacttttctttgaCAGACAAAGGTTTATCTTTAATGCCGGAGAGGTAATTCTTGTCTTATGATGAcattaaaaaattacttttgtTTGTGTGATTATTAGATAATCTCAGTTTTATCCATATAATTTTATTTGTGTTGTAAATGGTGCTTGATATTCAAGCCTCAAGGAACTGAAACGTTTATATTTGATCCCTTAATCTACTTGTTGGTATTACAGGGCTTACAACGATTTTGTGCTGAACATAAGATTAAACTATCAAAGGTATTATCCAGATTAGAGTTTTGCTATCAATAAATACTTCTAAGCTTTGTTAATGTACACATATTTCTTTAGATTGCTACCAATGATATCAATTCTTTTCAGATAGATCACATATGTCTTTCCCGTGTCTGCTCAGAGACTGTTGGTGGACTTCCAGGTTTGTGTCTCAACTTTTGAGAGATAATTTGTGATTATCTGGCTGGATTGAAAggtgttaattatttttttttctttgtaggtTTGCTTTTGACTTTGGCTGGCATGGGAGATGGAGTGCCTGTAAGTTCCAATTGACTTAAAATATCTTATTTATATTTAGTAAATATTTTGCCAGTGTCACCAGAATTTCATCTTAACTTAGGTGTTTTCCCTTGTTTTCCTCATAGGTTAACATTTGGGGTCCTTCAAATCTCAACATATTGGTTGATGCTATGAAGTGCTTCATCCCTCATCATTCCATGGTTCACACCAATCTCGTCTCTCATACTGGCCCTCTTCAAATAGACAGCTCTGCAGCAGTTGCAAGCAAGTTCAAAGATGTCAAAATATCAGCCATTCTCTTACAGCCAAATGGTGTGAAAGCTTCTGATGTGAAGCCAAGTGATGTGTCagtgatatatgtgtgtgaattgcATGAGATTAAGGGGAAATTTTACAAAGAAAAGGCAGACGCTCTTGGCATAACAGTGAAGACAAAATATAAGGAATTGACTCAAGGGAAATCAGTCAAGTCAGATTTGTTAGATATCACAGTGAGTTCTTCAAAATTAAGAAGAAATAAATTATGCtcggtttttcttttttttttttttcttctctaatagaaacttgtttttttttttacgttgTGCATTGTTTATGTTGTCGCTTAGGTTCATCCAAATGATGTAATGGGTGCTCCTGTCCCTGGTCCCATTGTGATTATAGTTGACTGTCCAACTAGTTCCCATGCACTAGAACTTATCTCCGCACAATCTCTTAATGATTATTATTCAGATTCCAGTAATCAATCACAAAGTGGCAATATTGTCAATTGTGTTATTCATTTAGGCCCTGCTTCTGTTGTAAATAGTTCTCATTACAAGAAATGGATGAAAAAATTTAGTTCAGCCCAGCATGTTATGGCTGGATACGTaatgtgagtttttttttttctaaagaattATTTTTGCCTAAATTATTTGACCTTTTTTGAAGATTAATGTTGTTTGCAGGAATGAAGTGCAGAATCCAATCCTAAAATCAAGTGCAAGGATCACAGCCCGACTTAATTACTTATGTCCTCATCTATTTCCACTTATGTCTTCTTCTATTCAGCACCCCATTAGTACTGCATCAGACttcaatttcttaagtgaggCATGTTCCGACatgcttgataaattttagtcatttgattggttgtggttgaataaTTTGAGACAACAGTAAACTTCATTATGCTTGTTTTTGCAGGATCCAACTTCAAAGCTTTCTGATGGCATCTTTGCAGAAAATCTCCTAAAGGTATCTAAAACTTTTCTATTTCTCCATGCGTTGGTTTTGAAAATTACTTAATCATTTAACtagttattagatttttttttttcgttttcctTAAAGCTTGATACAAGCTTTCTTGCTGAAATATGGTTAAATTTTCGAGCAGAAAACTTTTGTCTATTTATCTACTTTGTTTCTCATTAGGATCTAGTAATCAAAAAGTTTCTCTAGTGTTTTGTTCTACATTCTGTATCACATTCTTTAGTCTTTTCCTTCTAGTGTTTTAGTGCAGATATCTGGCCTTTCCTTAAACTATTATTAACTATTTTTTCCCCTGCTTCTCAGTTGATTGGTTTGTTTCATGCCATAGTTTCTTTGTTAAagaactaaaatttataaaagtttcaCAGACATGATAAGATTCTGGAGATTCACCATTAACATCTCTATGGAGCGATTATTCATTTTTATAtggtaaaaagaaattttatgtcaTTTGAAGTTCTTATACTGTTTGTGatcttatttttatatcaatCATTTGCTCTTTTTTTGTTGtgttttaatgttaaattttaagTTGCTCTTTAAAATGAGACTAGTgttaactttcttttttcttttatttttgtctcTTCCTAGTAAATTTGGCTTGTTACACCATGTTGTATTTAATTATCTTTGAAATGCAATGAAAGTACGTTGTTTAACCTATTTATCAGCTATATTAGGTAATAAAACTATTTTGACATGTTAAAACAGTTTATTCTGCGCCCCCATGCTCATCTTGGATTAGATAGATCAAATGTTCCAAGTCCACAGGCAGCATCAGCAGTCATTGATGAATTACTTTTAGAGAGTCCAGATATAGCAGATGCAGCCCAACATGTTAGCCAGTTGTGGCAGAAACCTGCAGAGAGAAAAGAGTGTGCTATCTCTAAAGTTATGACTGACAAGCCAATCCTGGATGAAAATAGTGTTCCTAGTTGTCTGGAAAATATACGAAGAGACGAACTAGAGGTTACATTTTTGGGGACCGGTTCATCACAACCTTCTAAGTATCGCAATGTTACTGCTATTTATTTCAATCTTTTCTCAAATGGAAGTTTGCTCCTAGATTGTGGTGAAGGAACCCTGGCACAACTAAAAAGAAGGTAACATGACAAAAATCTTTTAAATCACACCTTTATGATTCCTTTTTTCTTCCCTTTCATTGATACAGCTGTTTATAAACCTTGAGAACAGATACGGCATGGAGGGTGCGGAAAGTGCTGTGAGAAATCTTGCTTGCATTTGGATTTCTCACATCCATGCTGATCATCATGTAGGCTTAGTTCGGATTCTTACTCTGAGACGTGATTTGTTGAAGGGAGTGTCACATGATCCATTAATTGTTCTAGGGCCATCACAGCTTAAACGTTTTCTGGATGCATATCAAAGACTTGAAGATTTAGATATGCAGTTCTTGGATAATAAAGCCACTACATTATTTTCATGGGAAACTTTTGAGTTAGATAATGAATCAAACAAAAATAATGAATTGGTTCTTGAAAGGGATGAAGATGTAAAGAATGGTAACTTAACTTCAAGTAGAGAAAGTTGTTCGCAGGGCAGTTCAAAAAGATTAAAACTAAGTGTTCCGGTTGCCAAAGTTGAAACTTTTGCTTTACTAAACCGTCTGAAGAAAGTTCTCAACGAAGCAGGAATTGAAAGGCATCAGTTTTCCTGTTGTGCACTGCCCAGAGTCATTCGGTGTTGTCCTGAAAGCTGCTGACAGAATAAACAGTATCGGAAAAGCAATACCAGGTTGGAAAGTTGTGTACTCCGGTGATACTCGACCATGCTCAGAAATGGTAGAAGCATCTCAGGGAGCTACTATTCTTATACATGAGGCAAGTACCTACGGAAGTTGTGAATAAAGAAAATCGAACAGATCCTTAGTGTTCCTttccttttaaattattttaacgaATGCAAATGAAGAATTGATATAAAGCAAATACTTGTAAAGATTAGATGACCTCTATTTGGTTTTTTCTCCTTGGAGGGACCATTGAACTCATGAATTGAAAATTATGTGGCTATTAACTTCATTTGCTTTTTGGGATATGCAGGCAACTTTTGAGGATGGCATGGCAGGGGAGGCCATAGCAAAGAATCACAGTACAACAAAGGAAGCTATAGAAGTAGGAAACTCGGCTGCCGCATATCGTGTCATTCTTACACACTTCAGCCAAAGGTACCCAAAAGTCCCTGTATTGGATGAAATAAGCATGCACAAAACCTGCATAGCTTTTGACCTAATGACTATAAACTTGGCTGATTTGCATGTGCTCCCTAAAGTAATTCCATACCTAAAATTACTTTTCAGAACTGAGATGTTAATTGATAATTCAGATGATCATGTTGTAGAAGCTGATTTATAATTGtaggcaatttaattttttttaattaaatgattttttaaaaggaAGTTGAGAAAAAAAagcttgttttaaatattttttatatttgttgaaTGCAATTTAtcccttaaatttttttcatctttaaatgagaatttttattttttatccattTGTTTAACAATTACCTCATAATAAAGGTAATCTATAGTTGCACCCTTCTGATGTTATGATAGGTCCTTGGCACAAAACAAACAAGTTTATtcttttagaattatttttaggagggatttatttacacttttttgtatatttttgtactattaatattttaacgattcaACAGTTAAATTTATGATTATAATTTTACTTGCCATccatgtaaatttttaaactaattCGATATTTCCCATCACATTAATATAAAATACTGAATTTACATTAAATTTGAcataagtaaaatataaaatatgatagttagatcgttaaaatattaatctaaataaattattttcttttacatgtattatatataatatattatacagTTAAAGAGTAGAAGTATCCACAGATTTGGCCTTAATCAGGGAACTTATTAAATCTTGCTAGCTATCTcggatcaaaattaaaatacaattaaagaataaaaatatttttaaatatttttgttattatttgtacGGTAAAAGGAGTCAGAGTGATTAGattaaacttgaaaataaattttcaatttatttgaaatattttaatatatatg
This window encodes:
- the LOC121204893 gene encoding importin subunit alpha-4 isoform X1, producing the protein MLMFFLSLQFIMKWLFKFDKDKWQKRQRQMQKNLRSMESIRKIKRELILFFKRNHEFFHVERCIEDAAGDPIAIQKMFDSIPVMVRDMMSGNESFQLAATARVSFLLSTENPPIDVVIQSGVVPHFVRFLIEQYGFQHKLYSVSALYAIGKGSLEQAVAVIKHGAIPMFIRLLCCSEECYQLKELVAAALGSLANQSPDFRDYVLQFGTLTPLLSLLDNHLEPPMLHEKITLLRACSNTLAIVCQGNPAPSFNQIRSALPILRRLIHLNPPVGVIGDVFEDACLCLSYLSNGSAEQIQALIDADVCARLVMLLGFSDGKIVEHVLRTVGNIFKGVDSQIQKIMDAHIIPSLLYLSQSDNYDVEVRWDAACALSNAARRGSNEQIRFLVNQGCIGPLCDHILCPDRKTSILCLKGLKSVLKASEIMHSTRNLYTLIITDFDGFGKVEKLQSDPDIGEMAMKLLMKYGV
- the LOC121204893 gene encoding importin subunit alpha-1a isoform X2 — translated: MLMFFLSLQFIMKWLFKFDKDKWQKRQRQMQKNLRSMESIRKIKRELILFFKRNHEFFHVERCIEDAAGDPIAIQKMFDSIPVMVRDMMSGNESFQLAATARVSFLLSTENPPIDVVIQSGVVPHFVRFLIEQYGFQHKLYSVSALYAIGKGSLEQAVAVIKHGAIPMFIRLLCCSEECYQLKELVAAALGSLANQSPDFRDYVLQFGTLTPLLSLLDNHLEPPMLHEKITLLRACSNTLAIVCQGNPAPSFNQIRSALPILRRLIHLNPPVGVIGDVFEDACLCLSYLSNGSAEQIQALIDADVCARLVMLLGFSDGKIVEHVLRTVGNIFKGVDSQIQILINNGVFFCFNAILMHGSNSSVLGKTCSAIPTLTARGRNQMQVGIYYGFV
- the LOC121204893 gene encoding importin subunit alpha-4 isoform X3: MVRDMMSGNESFQLAATARVSFLLSTENPPIDVVIQSGVVPHFVRFLIEQYGFQHKLYSVSALYAIGKGSLEQAVAVIKHGAIPMFIRLLCCSEECYQLKELVAAALGSLANQSPDFRDYVLQFGTLTPLLSLLDNHLEPPMLHEKITLLRACSNTLAIVCQGNPAPSFNQIRSALPILRRLIHLNPPVGVIGDVFEDACLCLSYLSNGSAEQIQALIDADVCARLVMLLGFSDGKIVEHVLRTVGNIFKGVDSQIQKIMDAHIIPSLLYLSQSDNYDVEVRWDAACALSNAARRGSNEQIRFLVNQGCIGPLCDHILCPDRKTSILCLKGLKSVLKASEIMHSTRNLYTLIITDFDGFGKVEKLQSDPDIGEMAMKLLMKYGV